A region from the Mya arenaria isolate MELC-2E11 chromosome 2, ASM2691426v1 genome encodes:
- the LOC128215150 gene encoding uncharacterized protein LOC128215150 — MQTPTLALPTHRNKHKPWPYPQRETDTNLGLTHKEKQTPTLALPTKRNRHQPWPYPQKETDTNLGLTHKEKQTPTLALPTKRNRHQPWPYPQRETDTNLGLTYKEKQTPTLALPTKRNRHQPWPYPQKETDTNLGLTHKEKQTPTLALPTKRNRHQPWPYPQRETDTNLGLTHKKKQTPTLALPTKRNRHQPWPYPQRETDNNLGLTHKEKQTPTLALPTKRNRHQPWPYPQKDASKNFGLAHAKIQTQTLT, encoded by the coding sequence ATGCAAACACCAACCTTGGCCTTACCCACacacagaaacaaacacaaacctTGGCCTTACCCACAAAGAGAAACAGACACCAACCTTGGCCTTACCCACAAAGAGAAACAGACACCAACCTTGGCCTTACCCACAAAGAGAAACAGACACCAACCTTGGCCTTACCCACAAAAAGAAACAGACACCAACCTTGGCCTTACCCACAAAGAGAAACAGACACCAACCTTGGCCTTACCCACAAAAAGAAACAGACACCAACCTTGGCCTTACCCACAAAGAGAAACAGACACCAACCTTGGCCTTACCTACAAAGAGAAACAGACACCAACCTTGGCCTTACCCACAAAGAGAAACAGACACCAACCTTGGCCTTACCCACAAAAAGAAACAGACACCAACCTTGGCCTTACCCACAAAGAGAAACAGACACCAACCTTGGCCTTACCCACAAAAAGAAACAGACACCAACCTTGGCCTTACCCACAAAGAGAAACAGACACCAACCTTGGCCTTACCCACAAAAAGAAACAGACACCAACCTTGGCCTTACCCACAAAGAGAAACAGACACCAACCTTGGCCTTACCCACAAAGAGAAACAGACAACAACCTTGGCCTTACCCACAAAGAGAAACAGACACCAACCTTGGCCTTACCCACAAAGAGAAACAGACACCAACCTTGGCCTTACCCACAAAAAGATGCAAGCAAAAACTTTGGCCTTGCCCATGCAAAGATACAAACACAAACCTTGACATAA